The following proteins are encoded in a genomic region of Cryptomeria japonica chromosome 11, Sugi_1.0, whole genome shotgun sequence:
- the LOC131046527 gene encoding protein SRC2 — MDTRTLEITGISADDLENVRRLGRRMRTYALVCTDNDLSQSASTHVDAQGGCDPVWNDKLLLTLTKGSPIALNIQIFCKTRYGKKSVGWSKVPLSEILNGFGAPHGLHCLSYRLKTGKGRPHGTIHFSLRFLQHVNPPQFFTNSPITTRLPQHGSYENASRIQQQNTTGSASLSGVSMGYPSSTPFANANHLYPIPLSVYPPPHHKQNYAV, encoded by the coding sequence ATGGACACACGGACTCTGGAGATAACGGGGATATCTGCTGATGATCTTGAGAATGTAAGGAGGTTGGGGAGAAGGATGCGCACATACGCCCTTGTGTGCACCGATAATGATTTGTCGCAATCTGCATCCACACATGTTGACGCACAAGGAGGCTGCGATCCAGTCTGGAACGACAAGTTACTGCTCACCCTCACCAAGGGGTCGCCCATCGCTCTGAACATACAAATCTTTTGCAAGACGAGGTATGGCAAGAAAAGCGTAGGATGGAGTAAAGTGCCTCTCTCTGAAATCTTGAATGGATTCGGAGCTCCCCATGGCTTGCATTGCCTCAGCTATCGTTTGAAGACGGGCAAAGGGAGGCCTCATGGTACAATCCATTTCTCTCTTCGTTTCTTACAACATGTTAATCCCCCTCAATTCTTCACCAATTCTCCAATTACCACCAGACTTCCACAGCATGGGAGTTATGAAAATGCTTCTCGTATTCAGCAGCAAAACACGACAGGGAGCGCGAGTTTAAGTGGCGTGTCGATGGGCTATCCTTCCTCTACTCCATTTGCCAACGCCAACCACTTATATCCTATCCCGCTCTCTGTTTATCCACCGCCACACCACAAACAGAATTATGCTGTGTAA
- the LOC131059268 gene encoding protein SRC2-like, which yields MDAQMLEVTIISADGLKNVRKFGGRMRTYAVVCGNDDANSGTSTRIEKDGGCNPVWNEKLQLRFSSGLHVYSLNIQIYCKTSFGKRVVGWSKVPLSDITLGYGAPNGLRYLSYRLRTKNGNRSGTIDLSLRILTQPNYRPQLFNPSISKFPGQGSYQNSHPFSNGMLAPGRQQLHQSTEVNSNMVGVPPTWMGYPHTHSHSSAPSSIYPPPQYQNLLEFTLVLDEFLDESILAPKRHCPTNTNDMHPESIDIHPSHVLS from the exons ATGGACGCACAAATGCTAGAGGTGACGATTATATCTGCGGATGGTCTGAAAAACGTAAGAAAGTTTGGGGGAAGAATGCGCACTTATGCCGTTGTATGCGGCAACGACGATGCTAATTCGGGTACATCTACGCGGATTGAAAAAGATGGTGGGTGTAATCCTGTTTGGAATGAGAAGTTGCAGCTCAGGTTTAGCAGTGGATTGCATGTTTATTCTCTAAACATTCAAATCTATTGCAAGACAAGCTTTGGAAAGCGAGTAGTGGGATGGAGCAAAGTTCCCTTGTCTGACATAACTTTGGGTTATGGAGCACCCAACGGTTTACGTTACCTGAGCTATCGATTGAGGACAAAGAATGGAAATCGCAGTGGTACCATCGATCTCTCACTGCGGATTTTGACACAGCCTAATTACCGCCCTCAGTTGTTTAATCCTTCCATTTCAAAGTTTCCAGGCCAAGGAAGTTATCAAAACAGTCATCCTTTCTCAAACGGAATGTTGGCACCTGGGCGTCAACAGTTGCACCAAAGCACAGAAGTGAATTCGAATATGGTTGGAGTGCCACCGACGTGGATGGGTTACCCTCACACTCACAGTCACTCATCTGCTCCATCGTCCATTTATCCACCGCCACAATATCAG AATTTATTAGAGTTTACCCTAGTTTTGGATGAATTTTTGGACgagtctattctggctccaaaacggcactgtcctacaaatacAAACGACATGCATCCAGAGTCCATTGACATACATCCCTCCCATGTCCTCTCATGA
- the LOC131059267 gene encoding BON1-associated protein 2: MDAQMLEVTIICADGLKNVRKLWGRMRTYAVVWINDDVNSGASTRIDKDGGCYPVWNEKLQLRISSGLHACSLNIQIYCNTSFGKKLVGWSKVPLSDITLGYGAPNGLHYLSYRLRTKNGKRSGTIDFSLQILTQPNRPQLFNPSISMFPGQGSCQNNYP, encoded by the coding sequence ATGGATGCACAAATGCTGGAGGTGACAATTATATGTGCGGATGGTCTGAAAAATGTAAGAAAGTTGTGGGGAAGAATGCGCACTTATGCCGTTGTATGGATTAACGACGATGTTAATTCGGGTGCATCTACGCGGATTGACAAAGATGGTGGGTGTTATCCTGTTTGGAATGAGAAGTTGCAGCTGAGGATTAGCAGTGGATTGCATGCTTGTTCTCTAAACATTCAAATATATTGCAACACAAGTTTTGGAAAGAAGTTAGTGGGATGGAGCAAAGTTCCCTTGTCTGACATAACTTTGGGTTATGGAGCACCCAACGGTTTACATTACCTGAGCTATCGATTGAGGACAAAGAATGGAAAGCGCAGTGGTACCATCGATTTCTCTCTGCAGATTTTGACACAGCCTAACCGCCCTCAGTTGTTTAATCCTTCCATTTCCATGTTTCCAGGCCAAGGAAGTTGTCAAAACAATTATCCTTAA